The sequence TTCTTCTTGCGAACAAGCATTAAGCATCACGCACGAAAATAGGCCTGCAAGAAGACCTGTACAAAACAAATTCTTCATATAAGGAATAATCTAAAAAATTTCGTGCAGAGACATCAGCGTTTCTGCAACAATGCATGCGTTACAACGTATCTAAAAGCCCTTGGAGTAAACGACGCGGAACCCGAGGGCATGCGATGCGTAAAGAGGATCCTTCTTTTCGCGCATATCGGGTGCACATTCCTTAACAGGGTCGTTCCAGCCGCCGCCACGCACCACGCGGGCAGAGCCCTGCAACACGCCCGTATAGTTTTCAGATTCCTTTGTCGGGAACGCACCATACCAGTCATTCACCCATTCGGCGACGTTACCCGCCATGTCGTAGAGAGAATAACTGTTAGGCGTACGCTCCGCCACTTCTGCAGGGCCTTTACTTTGTCCGTAATAAGCGTAAGTAGACGCGACTTCAGTCCCCCAGTAATACGTCGACGTTGTTCCGCCATGAGCCGCGACTTCCCATTCCAACTCGGTCGGAAGACGCACGCTCTTGACGCTGTAATCGATATAGAGATCTTCGAGGTAGCTCTTTTCGCCCACAGACCTGTAGACATAGGCCGTGTCGAGCCCCATCTGTTTGGAAAGCACGTTGCAGAACAGAGCCGCCTGGAACCAGTTCACATTCTCCACAGGATAGTTTTCGCCCTTGTTGTTCTGGGCCGGCATGCTACCCATCAATTTCGAGTACAGGTACTGCGTCACTTCGGTCGTCACCATTCTGAACCCGTTCACGGAATACGATGTGCCGCCCTTGGTGAGCACCATCGCGGGGATATCGACCCATTCCATT is a genomic window of Fibrobacter sp. containing:
- a CDS encoding formylglycine-generating enzyme family protein — encoded protein: MNKVICKLIISGALYAFLLAFSACTVGGEPVELNESVDFGSRSSGGNVTVSSSSKGMGGDSVIDEAVSRMEWVDIPAMVLTKGGTSYSVNGFRMVTTEVTQYLYSKLMGSMPAQNNKGENYPVENVNWFQAALFCNVLSKQMGLDTAYVYRSVGEKSYLEDLYIDYSVKSVRLPTELEWEVAAHGGTTSTYYWGTEVASTYAYYGQSKGPAEVAERTPNSYSLYDMAGNVAEWVNDWYGAFPTKESENYTGVLQGSARVVRGGGWNDPVKECAPDMREKKDPLYASHALGFRVVYSKGF